A window of Sphingorhabdus lacus contains these coding sequences:
- a CDS encoding TonB-dependent receptor plug domain-containing protein has protein sequence MKTTRTYKLRYAAAPLAIGLALLSTPSFAQEAADEEDSAGEIVVTGSLIRNPNLVQSTPVNATTAYEIDLLQSNVAEEVLRELPGVVPSIGSAVNNGNAGASYVDLRGLGSERNIVLLDGQRIVPADLQGRVDLNNVPLALVERVDALTGAAVTTYGADAITGVVNFITRKDFAGAEISGGSQLTEKSDGHTFRIDATVGGNFDDGRGNAVLSIGYQQADPVFQGDRDFSFEQISSFTGGAGGSGTAVPSRFSGTRPLDPATGLPSVDPTVQNGGVRQVNAAGAAVAPFASFNFNPFNVFQTPFKRFNIFAQANYEISDAVEVYTRGMFSKNTVDTIIAPSGAFGGSVNINLNNPFLPATLRNQFCAFDVNPREDIYTPRFTPAQCAAAATATGRSDPNYREIGLGGFVAFDVNNDGILAAKEGFDPNPAITLNRRTPEVGPRISNYVTTVFDYRLGLRGAISDSIDWDISGAYGESENAQAIKNFTLQSRFRQAALADSATSCQNSSNGCVPVNLFGPEGSITPEMAAFLTADSTTIVRTTLAQVRGTISGDAGFASPWASEAVGFAVGGEFREYGATQSSDLLAQTPGELGGAGGAAPNIDGNYSVYEAFGEIIAPIVEDKPMFHSLTLDAGLRYSSYTVKGATSQNQTTTWKAGGSWEPVESLKFRGNYSRAVRAPNIGELFTPQTVGLTNLSIDPCAGAAPTSNANLRAICIAQGAPVGSIGSITNPTAGQANLTVGGNLDLKPEKADTLTLGFVYQPDFVPGFNVSLDYYNIKIDSVIGTALPGDIIAACFGAISASSATSAACTNIRRNPLTGGLDGDPATTGGLFGPTNNLGKLATDGFDLLANWKGNIGAADLTLSFVGNWTRSSKFNANPSDPGSLNRECVGFYSVNCSFTGSIQPEFQTSTRVTFGYKDVDLSFLWRWMDAVQYEPAQLEAERAAADAANRNDAGVLLPINLAQIGKPGFQGCPNFETTDEGGCLVEEGFRRIGAEHYFDLTARWNASDNFSFTFTIQNLLDNKPKLVGNTIGSTAFNSGNVFPSTYDALGRRFGVAAKLTF, from the coding sequence GTGAAAACTACACGCACCTACAAATTGAGATATGCGGCAGCCCCGCTTGCTATCGGCCTGGCATTGCTGTCGACGCCATCATTCGCGCAGGAAGCTGCCGACGAAGAAGACAGCGCAGGCGAAATCGTTGTGACAGGATCGCTGATCCGCAATCCAAACCTTGTCCAATCGACCCCCGTCAACGCCACCACGGCGTATGAAATCGATTTGCTCCAGTCCAACGTCGCCGAAGAAGTCCTGCGCGAACTACCTGGGGTTGTCCCCAGCATCGGTTCGGCCGTCAACAACGGTAATGCCGGTGCATCCTATGTCGACCTTCGCGGCTTGGGTTCGGAACGCAATATTGTTCTGCTGGATGGCCAGCGCATTGTACCGGCCGACCTGCAAGGGCGTGTCGACTTGAACAATGTTCCGCTCGCTCTTGTTGAACGCGTTGATGCCCTGACAGGCGCGGCTGTGACCACTTATGGTGCGGACGCGATCACCGGTGTTGTCAACTTCATCACGCGCAAAGATTTCGCGGGTGCTGAAATTTCCGGCGGCAGCCAGTTGACCGAGAAAAGCGATGGCCACACATTCCGCATCGATGCCACGGTGGGCGGCAATTTCGACGATGGTCGCGGCAACGCCGTTCTCTCGATCGGTTATCAGCAGGCTGATCCGGTATTCCAGGGCGACCGTGATTTTTCGTTTGAACAGATCAGCAGCTTTACAGGCGGCGCAGGCGGTTCCGGTACCGCGGTTCCATCACGCTTTTCTGGCACTCGTCCGTTAGACCCTGCTACGGGGCTTCCCAGCGTCGATCCGACCGTACAGAACGGAGGCGTAAGGCAGGTTAATGCCGCAGGCGCAGCTGTTGCGCCTTTTGCCTCGTTCAATTTCAATCCGTTCAACGTGTTCCAGACTCCGTTCAAGCGTTTCAACATATTCGCCCAGGCGAACTATGAAATTTCGGATGCGGTGGAGGTGTACACGCGCGGTATGTTCTCCAAAAATACCGTCGACACGATTATTGCACCTTCAGGTGCATTTGGCGGATCTGTAAATATCAATCTGAACAATCCGTTTTTGCCCGCAACATTGCGGAACCAGTTTTGTGCATTTGACGTCAACCCGCGTGAAGACATTTACACGCCGCGGTTTACGCCCGCGCAATGCGCTGCAGCCGCAACAGCTACGGGACGTTCGGATCCGAACTATCGCGAAATCGGTTTGGGTGGCTTCGTCGCATTCGACGTAAACAATGACGGGATATTGGCTGCAAAAGAAGGTTTCGATCCAAATCCTGCCATTACCCTTAATCGCCGGACGCCAGAGGTAGGTCCGCGTATTTCAAACTATGTGACCACCGTCTTCGATTACCGCTTGGGCCTTCGCGGCGCCATATCGGACAGCATCGATTGGGACATCAGTGGCGCCTATGGCGAATCGGAAAATGCGCAGGCTATCAAGAATTTCACGCTGCAATCGCGCTTTCGTCAGGCGGCATTGGCAGACAGCGCGACGTCGTGCCAAAATTCATCCAACGGCTGCGTTCCGGTCAATCTCTTCGGACCTGAAGGTTCGATTACCCCCGAAATGGCGGCATTCCTGACCGCCGATTCGACGACCATAGTACGCACGACGCTGGCGCAGGTGCGTGGAACGATCTCGGGTGATGCGGGCTTTGCGTCGCCGTGGGCATCTGAAGCGGTCGGCTTTGCTGTTGGTGGTGAATTTCGTGAATATGGCGCGACCCAATCATCCGATTTGCTCGCGCAAACCCCGGGTGAACTGGGTGGTGCTGGCGGCGCAGCGCCCAATATTGACGGCAATTACAGTGTCTATGAAGCGTTCGGGGAAATCATCGCGCCGATCGTTGAAGACAAGCCGATGTTTCACAGCCTGACATTGGACGCTGGTCTTCGCTACTCATCCTATACGGTCAAGGGTGCGACGTCGCAGAACCAGACCACCACCTGGAAAGCGGGGGGTAGTTGGGAACCTGTGGAATCGTTGAAGTTCCGCGGAAACTATAGCCGTGCGGTCCGTGCACCAAATATCGGGGAGCTGTTCACGCCGCAGACCGTTGGACTTACCAATCTTTCCATCGATCCCTGCGCTGGTGCGGCGCCGACATCCAACGCGAATTTGCGGGCCATCTGTATTGCACAGGGTGCGCCTGTCGGGTCCATCGGTTCGATCACGAACCCGACAGCAGGGCAGGCCAATCTTACCGTTGGAGGCAATCTGGACCTGAAGCCGGAAAAGGCCGATACGCTGACCCTTGGTTTTGTGTACCAGCCGGACTTCGTTCCCGGTTTCAACGTGTCGCTTGATTATTACAACATCAAGATCGACAGCGTGATCGGTACAGCGTTGCCGGGGGATATTATCGCGGCTTGTTTCGGCGCTATTTCGGCATCAAGCGCGACAAGCGCGGCGTGTACAAATATCCGCCGCAACCCCCTCACAGGCGGCCTTGATGGCGATCCTGCAACCACAGGCGGGCTATTTGGTCCGACGAACAATCTAGGCAAATTGGCCACCGACGGTTTCGATCTTCTGGCGAATTGGAAGGGAAATATCGGCGCCGCCGACCTCACGCTGTCGTTCGTTGGGAACTGGACACGCTCATCAAAATTCAACGCAAACCCCAGCGATCCAGGCTCTTTGAACCGCGAATGTGTGGGTTTCTACTCGGTCAACTGCTCATTCACGGGATCCATTCAACCCGAATTTCAAACGTCGACCCGAGTAACTTTTGGATATAAGGATGTCGACCTTTCCTTCTTGTGGCGCTGGATGGATGCCGTTCAATATGAACCTGCCCAACTTGAGGCTGAACGCGCCGCAGCAGACGCAGCTAACCGAAATGACGCAGGTGTGTTGTTGCCGATCAATCTGGCACAGATTGGAAAACCAGGCTTTCAAGGCTGTCCTAACTTTGAAACGACCGATGAAGGCGGTTGCCTGGTCGAAGAAGGCTTCCGCCGGATTGGTGCCGAGCACTATTTCGACCTGACAGCTCGATGGAATGCGAGCGACAATTTCTCGTTCACCTTCACCATCCAGAATCTTTTGGACAACAAACCTAAGCTGGTAGGTAATACGATCGGTTCGACCGCATTTAACAGCGGTAATGTCTTCCCGTCGACATATGACGCGTTGGGCCGCCGTTTTGGCGTCGCAGCCAAGTTGACTTTCTAA